The following DNA comes from Pseudomonas triticicola.
CCTGCTTCACGCCGTCAACTTCACGGATGATCACTTCAGGACGGCCCAGGGCCAGCTCGAAACCTTCGCGACGCATGGTTTCGATCAGTACCGAGAGGTGCAGCTCACCACGGCCGGAAACCTTGAACTTGTCAGCCGAGTCGCCTTCTTCAACGCGCAGTGCAACGTTGTACAGCAGCTCTTTGTCCAGACGATCCTTGATGTTACGGGAGGTCACGAACTTGCCTTCTTTACCGCAGAATGGCGAGTCGTTTACCTGGAAGGTCATGGAAACGGTTGGCTCGTCAACGGTCAGCGGCTTCATCGCCTCGACGGTGTTGATGTCGCACAGAGTGTCGGAGATGAACAGCTCGTCGAAGCCGCTGATGCAGACGATGTCGCCGGCAGCTGCTTCGTCAACGTCGATGCGGTGCAGACCGTGGTGACCCATCAGCTTCAGGATACGACCGTTGCGACGCTTGCCGTCGGCGCTGATAGCGACAACCGGGGTGTTCGGCTTGACGCGACCGCGAGCGATACGGCCAACACCGATAACACCCAGGAAGCTGTTGTAGTCCAGAGCGGAGATCTGCATCTGGAACGGACCGTCACGGTCAACGGCCGGAGGCGGAACGTGGTCGACTACCGCCTGGTACAGCGGAGTCATGTCTTCCGCCATGGCGGTGTGGTCCAGACCGGCAATACCGTTCAGGGCCGAAGCGTAAACAACCTGGAAGTCCAGTTGTTCTTCGGTAGCACCGAGGTTGTCGAACAGGTCGAAGATCTGATCCAGAACCCAGTCCGGACGCGCGCCTGGACGGTCAACCTTGTTGATCACCACGATTGGACGCAGGCCGGCTTCGAAAGCCTTCTTGGTCACGAAACGGGTTTGCGGCATAGGGCCGTCTTGAGCGTCAACCAGCAGCAGAACGGAGTCGACCATCGACATTACGCGTTCAACTTCGCCGCCGAAGTCGGCGTGGCCCGGGGTGTCCACGATGTTGATGTGGTAGCCGTTCCAGTTGATGGCGGTGTTCTTCGCCAGAATGGTAATACCGCGCTCTTTTTCCTGGTCGTTGGAGTCCATCACGCGCTCGTCGTTGAGCTCGTTGCGCTCCAGGGTGCCGGATTGACGCAGGAGTTTGTCTACCAGGGTGGTTTTACCGTGGTCAACGTGGGCAATGATGGCGATGTTGCGTAGATTTTCGATCACTTGTGTATCTCGATCAGAGGATTCGGTTTGCTGACAAGTCATGGCAGCGATTAGCAGTAGTGTCCGGCATGGCCGTTACAGCTTGACGGCGGTGTCGGGGGGCCGGTGACGCAGGCCACAGGCAAACAGCCCCGGGCACTTAGCTCGGTCGATAAACGCGCACATTGGCATGCCCCTCACTGAGCAAATGGTGGGCATGCAGGCGACTCATCACGCCTTTGTCGCAATACAGCAGGTACTGGCGAGTAGGGTCCAGTTCCTTGAAACGTGCGTTCACTGCATAGAACGGCATCGTCTGTACCTCTATGCCGGCGAGTTCCAGCGGGTCATCCTCGGCGGCATCCGGGTGGCGGATGTCGATGACGATCTGACCGGCCAGCGCTTCGCTGACTTCTTCAATCTGCAAATCCTGGCCCAATTCGTCGATCACCCGATCGATCGGCACCAGTTTGGCGTTGGCGAGCGCACGCTCGAGTACCGCCATGTCGAATTCTTTCTCTTCGTGCTCAACCCGGCCCCGCTTGGCGGCGGTCTTGGGGTTGACCGAAATCACGCCGCAGTATTCCGGCATGTGCCGGGCGAAATCGGCGGTGCCGATCTCGTTGGCGGTGTCGATGATGTCCTGCTTGTGCGCGACGATCAGCGGCCGCAGCACCAGCTTGTCGGTCACGCAGTCGATCACCGACAGGTTCGGCAGCGTCTGGCTCGACACCTGGGAGATCGCTTCACCGGTCACCAGTGCATCGATGTGCAGGCGTTCGGCGATCTCGGACGAGGCGCGCAACATCATACGCTTCAAAACCACGCCCATATGACTGTTATCGACTTTGCCGAGAATTTCGCCCAGCACTTCCTCGAACGGCACACTGACAAATAGCACGCGTTGCGAGCTGCCGTACTTCTTCCAGATGAAGTGCGCGACTTCCATCACGCCCAATTCGTGGGCACGCCCGCCGAGATTGAAGAAGCAGAAGTGCGCCATCAGGCCGCGACGCATGATCTGATAAGCCGCCACGGTCGAATCGAAGCCGCCGGACATCAATACCAGCGTTTGCTCCAACGCGCCGAGCGGATAGCCGCCGATGCCGTTGTGCTGGCTGTGAATCACGAACAACCGTTTGTCGCGAACTTCGATACGGACTTCGATTTGCGGCGCTTTAAGGTCGATTCCGGCCGCACCGCACTCGCGACGCAGCTTGCTGCCAACGTATTTTTCCACGTCCATCGAGCTGAACGCATGCTTGCCTGCGCGCTTGCAGCGGACCGAGAAAATCTTCCCGGCCAGCGCATCGCCGTAGTGCTGTTTGCACTTCTCGGTGATGTCGTCGAAGTCGCCCAGCGGGTACTCGTCGATCTGCAGAAAGTGCGCGATACCCGGCATGCAGGTCAGGCGCTCGCCCATCTCTTTCAAGGCTTTGGGGTCGGTAACGCGGGTTTCCAGCTCGAGATTGTCCCACACGCCGTTCACCACCACGGCCGGGTCCAGGTCACGGAGCACGGTGCGGATGTTCTTGGCCAACTGGCGGATGAATTTCGTCCGGACAGGTCGGCTTTTGATGGTGATCTCGGGGAAGACTTTTACGATAAGTTTCATGAAAACAGCGCGCGAACGGCCAGCCGAAAAAGGGGGGCGCGGATTATAGCGGAAATTGCTCAAGGTTTAACCAGTTAATGTGCAGAAGGTTTTGCGCGCACCAAAACAGGTCATTTATGGAGTTAAGCGCAACATTACGGGGCGGGATTTGTCGATTCAGTAGCCTGCGCACCTTAATAAGCGTGAATTTGGGGCAAAAAACCCATGCTGGGGCACTGGCATGCAATTTGCTCCCTTGTGAGGCAGGTTGCCTTGGCAGAGTATTCGCGCCGGCATCACCATTATTAAGGGCATCCACTACCCGCCCTAATTCACCCGGAGGACACTATGTCGAAGTCGGTTCAACTCATCAAAGATCATGACGTCAAGTGGATTGATCTGCGCTTCACGGACACCAAAGGCACTCAGCACCACGTGACCATGCCGGCTCGCGATGCGCTGGATGACGACTTCTTCGAAGTCGGCAAGATGTTCGACGGCTCCTCCATCTCCGGCTGGAAAGGCATCGAAGCCTCCGACATGATCCTGATGCCGGTCGACGAAACTGCCGTACTCGATCCGTTCACCGAAGACCCAACCCTGATTCTGGTGTGCGACATCATCGAGCCTTCGAGCATGCAGGGCTACGATCGCGACCCACGTGCGATCGCCAAGCGCGCCGAAGAGCACCTGAAAGCCACCGGTATCGGTGACACCGTATTCGCCGGTCCAGAGCCTGAGTTCTTCATCTTTGACTCGGTGAAATTCAAGTCGGACATCTCCGGCTCGATGTTCAAGATCTACTCCGAGCAAGGTTCGTGGATGTCCGACCAGGACATCGAAGGCGGCAACAAGGGTCACCGTCCAGGCGTGAAAGGCGGCTACTTCCCGGTTCCACCGTTCGACCACGACCACGAAATCCGTACCGCCATGTGCAACGCACTGGAAGAGATGGGTCAGTCGGTTGAAGTTCACCACCACGAAGTGGCGACTGCCGGCCAGAACGAAATCGGCGTCAAGTTCAACACCCTGGTGAAGAAAGCTGACGAAGTTCAGACCCTGAAATACGTTGTGCACAACGTTGCCGACGCTTACGGCCGCACCGCGACCTTCATGCCGAAGCCACTGTACGGCGACAACGGTTCGGGCATGCACGTACACATGTCGATCTGGAAAGACGGCAAGAACACCTTCGCAGGTGAAGGCTATGCCGGCCTGTCCGATACCGCTCTGTACTTCATCGGCGGCATCATCAAGCACGGTAAGGCGCTGAACGGCTTCACCAACCCGGCGACCAACTCCTACAAGCGTCTGGTGCCAGGCTTCGAAGCGCCGGTAATGCTGGCCTACTCGGCGCGCAACCGTTCCGCCTCGATCCGTATTCCATACGTGTCGAGCCCGAAAGCCCGCCGTATCGAAGCACGCTTCCCGGATCCGGCTGCCAACCCGTACCTGGCCTTCGCAGCACTGCTGATGGCCGGTCTGGACGGCATCCAGAACAAGATCCACCCAGGCGATGCTGCCGACAAAAACCTGTACGACCTGCCGCCTGAAGAGGCGAAAGAGATTCCACAGGTTTGCGGCAGCCTGAAAGAAGCCCTGGAAGAGCTGGACAAGGGCCGCGCCTTCCTGACCAAGGGCGGCGTGTTCTCCGACGACTTCATCGACGCTTACATCGCGCTGAAATCGGAAGAAGAAATCAAGGTTCGCACCTTCGTACACCCACTGGAATATGAGCTGTACTACAGCTGCTGATCCGGTAGCGCTGCGTAAAGTGGCGTGACACAAGAGGCCTCCTTCGGGAGGCCTTTTTTATTGCCCGGCGCAGCGCATTTTCCGTGTGGGA
Coding sequences within:
- the typA gene encoding translational GTPase TypA, with protein sequence MIENLRNIAIIAHVDHGKTTLVDKLLRQSGTLERNELNDERVMDSNDQEKERGITILAKNTAINWNGYHINIVDTPGHADFGGEVERVMSMVDSVLLLVDAQDGPMPQTRFVTKKAFEAGLRPIVVINKVDRPGARPDWVLDQIFDLFDNLGATEEQLDFQVVYASALNGIAGLDHTAMAEDMTPLYQAVVDHVPPPAVDRDGPFQMQISALDYNSFLGVIGVGRIARGRVKPNTPVVAISADGKRRNGRILKLMGHHGLHRIDVDEAAAGDIVCISGFDELFISDTLCDINTVEAMKPLTVDEPTVSMTFQVNDSPFCGKEGKFVTSRNIKDRLDKELLYNVALRVEEGDSADKFKVSGRGELHLSVLIETMRREGFELALGRPEVIIREVDGVKQEPFENVTIDIPEESQGKVMEEMGLRKGDLSNMVPDGKGRVRLEYNIPARGLIGFRNQFLTLTNGAGILTSIFDRYAPVKSGHMSGRQNGVLVSVETGKALTYSLETLQARGKLFVEHGQEIYNGQIVGQNSRDNDLGVNPTKGKKLDNMRASGKDETIALVPPVRFTLEQALEYIQEDELCEVTPKSIRLRKKILDESERTRAAKKAKA
- the thiI gene encoding tRNA uracil 4-sulfurtransferase ThiI, whose product is MKLIVKVFPEITIKSRPVRTKFIRQLAKNIRTVLRDLDPAVVVNGVWDNLELETRVTDPKALKEMGERLTCMPGIAHFLQIDEYPLGDFDDITEKCKQHYGDALAGKIFSVRCKRAGKHAFSSMDVEKYVGSKLRRECGAAGIDLKAPQIEVRIEVRDKRLFVIHSQHNGIGGYPLGALEQTLVLMSGGFDSTVAAYQIMRRGLMAHFCFFNLGGRAHELGVMEVAHFIWKKYGSSQRVLFVSVPFEEVLGEILGKVDNSHMGVVLKRMMLRASSEIAERLHIDALVTGEAISQVSSQTLPNLSVIDCVTDKLVLRPLIVAHKQDIIDTANEIGTADFARHMPEYCGVISVNPKTAAKRGRVEHEEKEFDMAVLERALANAKLVPIDRVIDELGQDLQIEEVSEALAGQIVIDIRHPDAAEDDPLELAGIEVQTMPFYAVNARFKELDPTRQYLLYCDKGVMSRLHAHHLLSEGHANVRVYRPS
- the glnA gene encoding type I glutamate--ammonia ligase, which gives rise to MSKSVQLIKDHDVKWIDLRFTDTKGTQHHVTMPARDALDDDFFEVGKMFDGSSISGWKGIEASDMILMPVDETAVLDPFTEDPTLILVCDIIEPSSMQGYDRDPRAIAKRAEEHLKATGIGDTVFAGPEPEFFIFDSVKFKSDISGSMFKIYSEQGSWMSDQDIEGGNKGHRPGVKGGYFPVPPFDHDHEIRTAMCNALEEMGQSVEVHHHEVATAGQNEIGVKFNTLVKKADEVQTLKYVVHNVADAYGRTATFMPKPLYGDNGSGMHVHMSIWKDGKNTFAGEGYAGLSDTALYFIGGIIKHGKALNGFTNPATNSYKRLVPGFEAPVMLAYSARNRSASIRIPYVSSPKARRIEARFPDPAANPYLAFAALLMAGLDGIQNKIHPGDAADKNLYDLPPEEAKEIPQVCGSLKEALEELDKGRAFLTKGGVFSDDFIDAYIALKSEEEIKVRTFVHPLEYELYYSC